The genomic DNA GGTTCGCCTCCAGATCTGTTCAAACGACATCGCCGCGAATCCTGACGGTTGAATAAATAAATTTTTTTACTAGTCCAAAATTCTTGAAAATAAATGTTTGCAAAAAACGGCTTGCTGGCCTGTCCAGCGGCCTTTTTGCTGTTTCTGAAAAAAATACATAATACAACATTTTTAACATGAAACTTACACAACTCTTACATTATTTGGATTGACTTTGAAAAAGAATATATGTAATGTTATTTTATGGGAAGCAAACTCTATTATGTATTTATGTAATTTACAAGATTAAATGACATTAAAAACCTCATCTTTAGAGCTATTTTTTCTAAACCCACTTTGAAACATCCACGACTCCACATTAATCGCTATAACATCCTACTCGAAATGCAAGTAACTCTCTAACTCACAATTCAATTTACTAACAAAATTTGGAAAAACGTCAAAAAAACAATAGGGAATTGAGGTCTGCTTATGACAAAAACGGCCTTTTTGTTTCCGGGGCAAGGTTCCCAATATGTCGGAATGGGGAAAAAATTGCGGGATCAATTCGCCAGGGCAAGACATCTGTTCGAGGAAGCAAATGATACATTGGGCTTCGATCTTGCCAAGCTGTGTTTCGAAGGGAGTTCTTCGGAACTCATGCAGACGATGAACACGCAGCCGGCTATTTTGGCCGTAAGCGTTGCTGCCTTTGAAATCGGTAAGGAAGAACTGGGCTGGGAGCCCTATTTGCTGGCCGGACATAGTCTGGGAGAATATTCGGCCCTAGTGTGCAGCGGCCTCTTGTCGTTTTCAGACGGGCTTCGCATCGTCAGGAAGCGGGGAATGCTGATGCAAGCGGCAGTTGCCTCCAGCCTAGGAGCCATGGCAGCCGTGATTCATGTACCCAGGGAACCCTTGGAGATGTGGTGCCGTCAGGCTTCTACGGCCACGAAACAGGTAGTTGTTGCATGCTGCAATTCACGGAGCCAGCATGTGATTGCTGGGCACCAGGAGGCAGTCCATACCGTCGTTGAGAGGCTGGAAGCCGTGCCGGGCGCGGTTGTGAAGTATTTGAATGTCAGCGCTCCGTTCCACAGCCCGCTAATGCAAACCGCAGCCGATCAGCTCATCGCTGAACTGAATCAGTATGAAACCCTGGATGGGCAATGGCCCATTATTTCTAACGTCACTGCCCGGCCCTACCAGCGGCAGGAGCTGAATGAGCTTCTTTACCGCCAGATGACCCATCCGGTTCGCTGGCTGGAGACGATGGAGTACATGTACCGCAATGGAGTCGACCGGACGGTGGAAGTCGGGCCGCGGCAGGTTCTGACTCAGCTTATGAATGACACCTATCCCGACATAGAAACCTACCATTTTGACAATCCACTAGAATTAGAGCACTTACGTTCCGCATTTAACGCAGATAATAACCGCGCAGCAACTATCGTCAATATTCGGGAAGCTTTTACAGCAGCTGTAATTGCCCGAAGCCGCAATGAGAATAATGACCAGCATATGACAGGCGTTATCTTGCCAATCCAGCAAATAAGACAACTCATAGAACAGATTGAACGCGACCGCGGCTTGAATATGGCTCAGGCGGTACACCAGATCAAGGAGCAGCTGCAATTTATCTTAACTACCAAGCAGCTATCACCGGATGAGCAGTCGAGAATAATTAGAAAAATACCGTCTGGGGCCGTAAATTAATCGCTAATACTTTTTTTCTGGGGGGAAGAATGTGTTTACGAAGCAATTTACAACACTTATCGACGTAATTCAGGAGCGGGGCAAATCCGAAAGCAGAGGTATTACCTTTATTGAGGGAGATGAGCAGGAGGTTCGATTGACCTATAAGGAGATGTATGAGGAAGCTTGCGGATTTTTAGGTTATCTCCAAGCGCAGGGCGTAGGTCAGGGGCAGGAAGTTGTGTTTCAAATGGAGGACAACCGGCGTTTTGTCATTGCTTTCTGGGCCTGTATCCTTGGGGGGATGATCCCGGTACCCGTCAGTACGGGGAACAATGATGAGCACAAGATTAAGGTGTTCCGAATCTGGGAGGTGCTGCATCGCCCTTATCTCATAACGGAATCAAAAATATTGCTAGATTTAGAGAAATATACAGCAAAGAGCGGGCAAGCCCATTTGTATGACTTGATTCGCAACAACGTTACACTCGCTGACAATAGCGAGGTATTCATGCGGCAGCATCATCCGCAAATACATAGTGCCAAGGCTGAGGATATTGCGTTTATTCAGTTCTCCTCGGGCTCCACGGGCGATCCGAAAGGAGTCATGCTGACGCATAGAAACCTGATTTATAACACTAGCGGCATTATCAATGGTTCGAAAATCACCGCAGAGGACTCCTATTTGCAATGGATGCCTTTGACCCATGATATGGGGCTGATCTGCAACCATATGGCTCCGCTGGTGGCTGGGCTGGAGCAGTATATTATGCCTACGTCCCTATTTATTCGCCAGCCTGTCCTGTGGATCAAAAAGGCTAGCGAGCATCGCGTCAGCGTCATTTCGTCGCCGAACTTTGGCTATAAATATTTCCTGCAGTTTTTCAAAACGGAGAAGGCCAGCGGCTGGGATTTATCGCGAATTCGCATCATTTATAACGGGGCAGAGCCGATTTCGACCGAGTTATGCGACGCCTTCTTGGATACGCTCGCGCCTTATGGATTGAAGCGAACTGCGATGTGCACCGTTTATGGGCTGGCTGAAGCTTCTGTGGGGGTGGCTATTCCTCAGGTGGAGGATGAATTTGTCACCCTTTACGTGGATCGCGAGCAGCTAAGGATCGGCAGTAAGGTCGTTGAAGTGGACAAGGACTTTGCTGGAGGGCTGTCCTTCGTCGTGGTTGGCTATCCCCTTGATTACTGCCAGTTCCGGATTTGCGATGAGGCGGATCAGGAACTAGGCGATGGTATCGTTGGCCATATACATATTCACGGGCACAACGTAACCCAGGGGTATTACAACAACCCTGAGGCGACGCGGAATATATTGACGGATGATGGCTGGGTGCGGACAGGAGACCTAGGGTTTCTGAGAAATGGCCAATTGGTCATCACAGGGCGGGCGAAGGACATTATTTTCGTGAACGGGCAGAATGTATACCCCCATGACGTGGAGCGGATCGCTGAGGAAGTGGAGGGGGTAGAGCTCGGCAGGGTAGCTGCATGCGGGGTCTACAATGCGGAGCTGAAGAAAGAAGAGATCGTTCTATTTGTCGTATCCAAGAAAAAAATTGAGAAGTTCTACCCGACCATGCTGGAGCTAAAGCGGTTGTTAAATCAGCGGGGCGGTTGGGAAATCGCCGACATCGTCCCTATTAAGCGGATGCCCAAAACAACCAGCGGCAAGGTGCAGCGTTACAAGCTGGCCCAGCAATATAGAGACGGCGAGTACGCCGAGGTAAGGCAGGAATTAAGGGAAGTAGCCCGCACCATTGAAGCGGCAAAGCTGGAGATGGCGGAAAAGACGGAAAAGCTGGAGGAGAAACAGAGAACGGAGAACCCGGGGAATCCGGAGAATCTGAACAAGCAGGGTCAGCCGCAGCCGGCGTCTCAAGCTGTGCCTGGCAATATGCCGTTTACGCAAAGCGAGATCGAGCGAAACATTCAGCAGATTTGCCGGGAAGTGATGGAGAAGGACGGAATCAGTATTCGGGACAGTTATTTCGATATGGGGGCCAGTTCTCTTCATTTAGTGCAAATTGCCGACCGGATCGAGAAGCAGTTTTCAATTCAGCTGGAGGTTGCCGACTTATTCGCGTATCCCTCGATTGTTGAACTCGCCAGGTTTATTAAAGCGGAAGTGAATGTGCAGCGCAGCAGAGATGAGGAAGAAGGCGAAGCAGCGCAATGCGGGGAAGATATTGCCGTTAGCGGGAAAGACATCGCCATTATCGGAATGTCTGTGTATCTGCCGGGCGCAGCGACCCTTCAGGACTATTGGAGCAATTTGGCTGCGGGACGAGATCATATCGGGGAATACCAGGCGAATAGACAGGAGGATGCCAAGGATTATTTGTCGGTGATCGGTTGGAATAAGAGCGAATCTGATTTTCGGGTCGGCGGCTATTTGGAGGAGATCGATAAGTTTGACTATGCCTTTTTTAAGCTGACTCCGAATGAAGCTAAGCTCATGGATCCAAACCAGCGGCTATTTACACAGCAGGCGTGGCATACGCTGGAGGATGCGGGGTACGCGGGGAATAAGCTGCGCGGCCGCAGTGTAGGGGTGTATGCCGGGTTTTCCAAGGTAGGCTATGATTATGAGCGTTTGATTTCCAAGCATGAACCGGAGCGAATTTCGAATTATGTCGTTGGGAATTTGCCGTCCGTTCTAGCGAGCCGGATCGCGTACTTTCTCGATTTGAAAGGGCCGGCAGTCACGATCGATACAGCCTGCTCCTCCTCCTTGGTCGCCGTCCATATGGCATGCCAAGCGATACGAAGCGGTGAATGCGAAATGGCGCTCGCCGGCGGTGTTAGAACATCGCTGCTGCCGTTGTCACTTGGGCTCGATATGGAATCCGCGGATGGATATACCCGCGCCTTTGATGCGGCTTCCGATGGAACAGGAGTCAGCGAAGGTGTAGCTTCGGTGCTGTTAAAGCCGCTGAATCAGGCGATTCAGGACGGAGATCATGTCTACGCAGTTATCAAGGGTAGTGCGATGAATCAGGATGGCACGACGGTAGGTATTACCGCTCCAAACCCTGCCTCGCAGACGGAGGTCATCCAAGCTGCCTGGAAGGATGCCGGACTCGATCCTAATACGCTTGCTTTTATTGAAGCGCATGGAACGGGGACGAAGCTTGGCGATCCTGTCGAATTTTCCGCTTTGGAGAAAGCATTCGCCAGCTATACGGATAAGAAGCAATATTGTGCGCTCGGATCGGTAAAGGCGAACATCGGACATACCTTTGAAGCGTCCGGTATTGCCAGCCTGATTAAATCGGCCTTGATGCTGAAGCATCGGCAAAACCCGCCACTGGTTCACTTCCGTCAGCCGAACAGCAACATCAAATTGGAGCAATCCCCATTTTATATCAATACGGAGCTGGCAGCTTTTGATGATACTCAGCGGCCGCTACGCTGCGGCGTTAGCTCCTTTGGCTTTAGTGGCACGAATTGTCACGTTGTCATGGAAGAGTATGTGGATCCGCTACCGCAGACAGCGGCTCGGAACCATGATCAATCTTACATTTTTGCGGTGTCAGCCAAGAATGAAGCCTCGCTTCAGGAGCTGGTTCACAGGTATGTTAGCCACTTAGCCATGGCACCGCATCAGAACATCGCGGATATTTGCTATACGGCCGCAGCAGGGCGGGCTCATTTGGAGCATCGCATTGCCTTTGTATGCGCAACGCGGGAAGAATTGTCCCGCAAGCTGGAGAATATCGCCGCAGACGGCATGCAGAGCGGAATATTCAGGGGCGTATACCGAATTGTTCCAGAGGCGGGTCAGCAGCGCGTGCTGGGTGAGATCACGGAGGACGAACTGAACGCGATCAGCGAAGAAGCGGCTGAGAAGGTGCAGGCTGCTGCTGCCGCCGGACTCGCAGACCAGGAAGGTTTGGAGCACATATGCAAGCTGTATGTTCAGGGCGCCCATGTGAATTGGGACGAGCTGTACCAGCAGCAATCCCTCCGCAGAGTACCTTTGCCGCTATATCCTTTTGAACGGAAACGCTGCTGGATAGAAATTGAACGTATCCATAATCAAGAACTGGAGGGGAATTCGATGTCTAATCCAGGCGAAATGCTGGTGAGGGCTGTTGAAGCCTCTGATCTGTCGGCCGAGGTACAACATACGGTTACGAAAATGGTAAGCGAGGCTTCGGGTTTGGACGCAGCTGAAATTGACGAGCATGCCCACTTCCTAGAGATGGGGCTGGATTCAATCATGCTTGTGCGAATCCGTAAGGAGATCGAAGAAATCTATGGCCTCGATATTGTGATAGAGCGCTTTTTTGACTCGATTACGAATGTGCATAGCTTGACTCAATATATTCTTGCAAATGCCGATGTTCGCCAGCCGGCGGCTGTAACGGCAGCAGCTGAGGCCAAGAGCCGCGAGGAGGCGCCACCGCAGCATTCGGCGCTGCAAGGGGCGGAGGAGCAGCACCAGCAAGCGGCGGCAACGGCAGCTGTAGAGGTGGAGGAGATGGGATCCCCTGAGGTGGGGGAATTCATATCTCCGCCCGCTGGCAGCTCGGCGATGGAACGGATTATGGCCCGCCAGATCGAGCTGATGAGCCTTCAGCAGCAAAGCGTATCCAATATTCTTGGCCGGCAGCTTGACTTGCTAAGCGGCCGAGCCGCGCAGAACAGCCTGGTTCAAGGTTTGCAGGAGCCATACCCGGAGCAGGGGTTCAGAAACGGGCAGACTCATGGAAGCCATGCGGCCGGAATGTCAGCGGCGTTTGGTACGCAGGATGCTGGCGAGGGTGTTCATGCTATGGCAGGAGCAGGCGTTCAAGCAGCGGCAAGCGTGCAAGCTGCCGTGCAGCCCGCTCCAGGAGTGCAATCCGCCCAGGCGGCCCAAGCGGTTAAAGTCAATAAGACTTCCCAGGACGAGCCGAAGCCGTTCATTCCTTATCAGCCGATGATCATCGGAGAAGACGGTCATTTTACCGCGCAGCAGCAGGCATATTTAGACCGTTTCTTTACCGAGTACATGAGCCGTACCCAGGGCTCCAAAGCTTATACCCAGCAAACTCGTTATGTACATGCCAATAATCGCAACGTTTCGGGATTCCGCTCTTACTGGAAGGAAGCGATTTATCCGATCGTGGCAGAGCGATCCTCGGGGTCGAAGATGTGGGATGTGGACGGCAATGAATATATTGACTTGACGATGGGATTCGGCGTTAATCTATTGGGTCATAATCCCGATTTCATCGTAGAGGAAATGAAAGCCCAGTCGTCATCATCGCTGCCGCCTTTAGGCCCGATGTCCGATCTGGCCGGTGAAGTGGCGGAACGCATTAGCCGGATCACGGGGGTCGAAAGGGTAGCCTTCTATAATTCGGGTACGGAGGCCGTTATGGTAGCCTTGCGTACAGCGAGGGCGGCTACGGGGCGTTCGAAGGTCGTGATTTTCTCCGGTTCATATCACGGCACTTTTGATGGAGTATTAGGAGTAGCTAACCCAGAGTCTGGTGAGGCATCCGCGCTTCCAATGGCGCCTGGCATTCAGGA from Paenibacillus woosongensis includes the following:
- the fabD gene encoding ACP S-malonyltransferase, which codes for MTKTAFLFPGQGSQYVGMGKKLRDQFARARHLFEEANDTLGFDLAKLCFEGSSSELMQTMNTQPAILAVSVAAFEIGKEELGWEPYLLAGHSLGEYSALVCSGLLSFSDGLRIVRKRGMLMQAAVASSLGAMAAVIHVPREPLEMWCRQASTATKQVVVACCNSRSQHVIAGHQEAVHTVVERLEAVPGAVVKYLNVSAPFHSPLMQTAADQLIAELNQYETLDGQWPIISNVTARPYQRQELNELLYRQMTHPVRWLETMEYMYRNGVDRTVEVGPRQVLTQLMNDTYPDIETYHFDNPLELEHLRSAFNADNNRAATIVNIREAFTAAVIARSRNENNDQHMTGVILPIQQIRQLIEQIERDRGLNMAQAVHQIKEQLQFILTTKQLSPDEQSRIIRKIPSGAVN